A stretch of the Carassius carassius chromosome 50, fCarCar2.1, whole genome shotgun sequence genome encodes the following:
- the LOC132133647 gene encoding sialic acid synthase-like has product MSAEFELCPGRKIGGSNPCFIIAEIGQNHQGDIEIAKKMIRMAKDCGADCAKFQKSEIEHRFTKHALERPYTSPHAWGPTYGAHKHHLEFSHQQYRELQQYANDIGIFFTASGMDEMAIEFLNEINVPFFKVASADTNNIPYLEKTAKKGRPMVISSGMQSMETMHCVYQTVKKYNPNFTFLQCTSAYPLPIEHVNLSLIPEFQKEFPEIPIGYSGHETGIHVSVAAVALGAKVLERHVTLDKTWKGSDHAASLEPAELAELVRAIRTVEMAMGSSIKQMLPCEASCHSKLGKSVVARKPLQKGEILTLDMLTVKVAEPQGVRPENIFKLVGKKITENLEKDATITDAMIDG; this is encoded by the exons ATGTCTGCTGAGTTTGAACTTTGTCCTGGAAGGAAGATAGGGGGCTCCAACCCCTGTTTTATCATCGCTGAGATTGGACAGAACCATCAAGGAGACATAGAAATAGCCAAAAAAATGATCCGAATGGCCAAG GACTGTGGAGCTGATTGTGCCAAGTTTCAAAAGAGTGAGATCGAACACAGATTCACCAAACACGCTCTGGAGCGTCCCTACACGTCCCCTCACGCTTGGGGACCGACCTACGGGGCTCACAAGCATCATCTGGAGTTCAGTCACCAGCAGTACAGAGAACTGCAGCAGTACGCCAATGACATTGGCATCTTCTTTACAGCATCAGGGATGGATGAG ATGGCAATTGAATTTCTTAATGAAATCAATGTGCCGTTTTTCAAAGTTGCCTCTGCAGACACCAACAACATCCCTTACCTGGAGAAAACCGCCAAAAAAG GTCGTCCCATGGTGATATCTAGTGGAATGCAGTCGATGGAGACCATGCACTGTGTTTACCAAACCGTTAAGAAGTACAATCCCAATTTCACTTTCTTGCAGTGCACCAGCGCTTATCCACTGCCGATAGAGCACGTCAACCTCAGTCTGATCCCT GAGTTCCAGAAGGAGTTTCCTGAAATTCCCATTGGATACTCTGGACATGAGACGGGCATCCATGTGTCTGTGGCTGCTGTGGCACTCGGGGCGAAGGTGCTGGAGCGTCATGTGACCCTGGATAAGACCTGGAAAGGCAGTGACCACGCAGCATCACTGGAGCCGGCTGAACTGGCGGAGTTGGTGAGAGCCATCAGGACGGTTGAGATGGCAATGGGCTCGTCAATCAAACAGATGCTGCCCTGTGAGGCTTCCTGCCACAGCAAG TTGGGTAAGTCAGTAGTGGCCCGGAAACCATTGCAGAAGGGCGAGATATTAACTCTCGACATGCTGACAGTAAAAGTGGCCGAACCGCAGGGTGTGAGACCAGAGAACATCTTCAAACTGGTTGGCAAGAAAATCACAGAGAACCTGGAAAAAGATGCCACCATCACTGATGCCATGATAGATGGCTGA
- the LOC132133288 gene encoding N-acylneuraminate cytidylyltransferase B-like — MESNMICDPSSRQPHRAALILARGGSKGIPLKNIKNLAGVPLIAWVLRAALDSEVVDSVWVSTDHDEIERVARVWGAKVHRRSPEVSKDSSSSLETIKEFIRLRPEVDIVCHIQATSPCLHPHHIREALQMITEQGCDYVFSVVRRHQFRWEEVDKKDGKNPTSPNLDVTCRPRRQDWPGLCWDRGASMHDTTIFLQKQIVETF, encoded by the exons ATGGAGAGCAACATGATCTGTGACCCGTCCTCCCGACAGCCTCACCGGGCGGCTCTGATTCTGGCCCGCGGTGGCAGTAAAGGAATCCCCCTGAAGAACATCAAGAATCTGGCCGGTGTTCCTCTCATCGCGTGGGTTCTGAGAGCTGCCTTGGATTCAGAAGTCGTTGACAG CGTGTGGGTTTCCACGGATCATGATGAGATCGAGCGCGTCGCAAGAGTCTGGGGCGCAAAAGTTCATCGGCGCAGTCCTGAAGTTTCCAAAGATTCGTCCAGCTCACTGGAGACCATCAAGGAGTTCATCCGACTGAGACCCG AGGTGGACATCGTCTGTCATATTCAGGCCACGTCTCCATGCCTCCACCCTCATCACATCAGAGAAGCCCTGCAGATGATCACTGAACAGGGCTGTGACTATGTGTTTTCGGTGGTTCGTAGACACCAGTTTCGCTGGGAGGAGGTGGATAAGAAAG ATGGTAAGAATCCGACATCTCCGAACCTTGACGTGACGTGCAGGCCTCGACGACAAGATTGgcctggat TATGTTGGGACAGAGGCGCCAGCATGCACGACACTACGATATTTCTTCAGAAGcagattgtggagacattttaa